The following proteins come from a genomic window of Liolophura sinensis isolate JHLJ2023 chromosome 13, CUHK_Ljap_v2, whole genome shotgun sequence:
- the LOC135480778 gene encoding ankyrin repeat domain-containing protein 54-like, whose amino-acid sequence MEYISPLYLHKDTENLLLPAAERGDVGMILKLLRKKANANLTDENGRSALSLAAAAGQTEAVRLLLEAGAQVNAKAFSYVTPLHLATRGNHIEVVKLLILNGAELGARTQSGLSPIDLAKAGSPLWELLKAAQDGDLPGIDYDTEQSAIPEHALGGFKKTKKKSSAKKGKKGKGKKKSGKGKKKGKGKKKKK is encoded by the exons aTGGAGTACATATCTCCCCTATACTTGCACAAGGACACAGAAAATCTTCTTTTGCCGGCGGCCGAAAGAGGTGACGTCGGGATGATTTTGAAACTGTTGCGAAAAAAGGCTAACGCCAACCTCACAGACGAAAACGGGAGATCGGCCTTGAGCTTAGCTGCAGCAG CTGGCCAGACTGAGGCTGTCCGATTGTTGCTGGAGGCTGGAGCACAGGTCAATGCCAAGGCTTTCTCTTATGTGACACCATTACATCTGGCTACGCGAG GTAATCACATAGAAGTTGTGAAATTATTAATACTGAATGGTGCAGAATTAGGTGCTAGGACTCAGTCAGGGTTAAGTCCCATTGACCTTGCCAAAGCAGGTTCTCCTCTGTGGGAGTTACTAAAGGCTGCCCAGGATGGAGACCTTCCAGGGATTGATTATGACACTGAACAGTCTGCTATTCCCGAACATGCCCTTGGAGGTTTTAAAAAGACTAAGAAAAAATCCTCAGccaaaaaggggaaaaaaggaaaaggaaaaaagaaaagtgGAAAAGggaaaaagaaaggaaaagggaagaagaaaaagaagtga
- the LOC135480999 gene encoding box C/D snoRNA protein 1-like — protein sequence MSCEVCNEVSAKYKCPRCGVRTCCVACVKKHKEEKSCNGLRDKTAFVPIKAFSDNNLLSDYHFLEDVARKTDNAARQSRQHGRRDKSRYLHKLVSQARKRRIDLQILPYNFEKRKSNTTVYWKREEKFMWHIEWVFPGAGAKYTDNRVSEDTILEEALKRYLHPTESDPVIRHKLRDFVRVGTENCAICMRVEGACANTPRYHKLDMKETIGNNLKGKTIIEFPTLEVVLPEQLSQYSFVHQDTDSHSQSGESTNKQQLGESAPEQKLGESAQKKQLEEYVS from the exons ATGAG TTGTGAAGTTTGCAACGAAGTGTCGGCAAAATACAAATGCCCGAGATGTGGAGTGAGaacatgttgtgttgcatgcGTGAAGAAACACAAAGAGGAAAAGTCATGCAATGGCCTGAGGGACAAGACAGCATTTGTACCAATAAAGGCCTTCTCTGACAACAATCTTTTGAGTG ATTATCATTTCCTGGAAGATGTTGCAAGAAAGACGGACAATGCTGCCCGACAGTCCAGACAACATGGACGCAGAGACAAATCCAGATAT TTGCACAAATTAGTGTCTCAAGCCAGAAAAAGAAGAATTGATCTTCAGATCTTACCATATAATTTCGAGAAGAGGAAGTCAAATACCACGGTATACTGGAAAAG GGAGGAGAAATTCATGTGGCACATAGAATGGGTGTTTCCAGGGGCAGGGGCCAAGTACACAGACAACAG AGTCAGCGAGGACACGATATTAGAGGAGGCATTGAAGCGTTACCTTCACCCCACGGAGTCAGACCCAGTGATACGACACAAATTGCGGGATTTTGTCAGAGTGGGGACAGAGAATTGTGCCATCTGTATGAGGGTCGAGGGAGCATGTGCCAATACACCAAG GTACCACAAGCTGGACATGAAGGAGACCATTGGTAACAATTTGAAAGGGAAAACAATCATAGAATTCCCAACGTTGGAGGTTGTATTGCCTGAACAGCTGTCACAGTACAGCTTTGTACACCAAG ACACAGATAGTCATAGCCAGTCGGGAGAATCCACAAACAAGCAGCAGTTAGGAGAATCTGCGCCTGAGCAGAAGTTGGGAGAATCTGCACAGAAGAAGCAGTTGGAAGAATATGTGTCTTAA